CTGCACGCTCGGAATCGTTCAGCTTGCGGGCGCGGGTGCCTGTGTTTTCAACGATACGAGCGGATTTGCCGCGACGGTCGCGCAGGTAGTAAAGCTTGGCGCGACGAACCTTACCGCGACGGACCACTTCGACGCTTTCGACCAGCGGCGAATAGACCGGGAAAACGCGCTCGACGCCTTCGCCGTAGGAAATCTTGCGAACGGTGAAGCTTTCGTTGATGCTGCCGCCAGAGCGGGCAATGCAAACGCCTTCATAGGCCTGTACGCGGGTACGGTTGCCTTCCGTGACGCGGACGTTGACGCGCAGCGTATCGCCAGGAGAAAATTCCGGCAGGGTGCGCTTGGCTTCGATCTTGGCGGCCTGTTCGGCTTCCAGCTGCTGAATGATGTTCATCGGTTTAACCTTTTCAAGTTCTTCTGAAACAGCCAGAGCGCTCATCACTCATCCCTGGGTCATAGCCTCGGAATGACGCCTTGCGGCGGGAGCGGTTTCGCAGTTCTTTGTTTTCGGTCTTTTCAGTCTCGTCTACGGGAGTAAACCCGTTTCTGGGCCTGCCCATATACCAATAGGTCCGGCTTGTCATCCCTTGTCAGGCGAATTTTTGCTCGCGCCTCCGCTTGTATGGAGAATGGCTATGCGCCATAGGACGAAAGATCAATATCGTTGCATTATGGGATTGATATTTTAGGCAGCTTAATCTGTTTTTGAACCGCTATCATTTGGTGAAAAATGCGAAATTTGGTTTTGGTGTTATTTTGCATGTCATTGGCAAGTTGTGCGTCAGTAAAGACTGCTTGGGTTGACTCTTCTGGAAAACACGGATCTGGCTCTATTACTGGTGGGGCTGTTAATGTATCCAACGGCAAATTTCTTATCGTTGATCGAGGCATCTCCTGCACCGGTTCCTTTCCGAATTGGGCAGATTACACAGTAGTGTTTCCTGTAATTTGCACAGATGGACGTAAGGGTACGGCTTCTATGACCCGTCCGACGGCAGTTTCGACTTCTGTTCTTGCTGGAGAGGGGACGGTAAGATTTTCGGATGGCGAAAACAGAAGTTTCATCTTTGGACCGTAGGATTTAGTCACGATTGCAAACCCCCCGTAGAGAATCCGCCAAGTTTTTTAGCATGGTTCCGCAAGGAAATTGAGGCGCTGGGACAGCGAAAAGGTAACCGGGATTCATGTCGATCGAAATCATCAGTCTGATGTTTGTCGCCGGGTTTTTCTCGGCAGTGGTCAATGCCATTGCCGGTGGCGGCACGTTTCTGACCTTCGGGGTGCTGACTTTGGCGGGCCTGCCATCGGTCACGGCCAATGCGACCTCTTCCATCATCCAGTTTCCCGGCTATATCACCTCGACGCTCGCCTATCGGCGTGAAATCGCTGCCCATTGGAAAAGTGCTGCACTGCTGTCGTTCATCTCAGCTGTTGGTTCGCTGGTCGGCGCGTTGATCCTGATCTCCCTCTCCAATCCCACCTTTAGCCGCCTGGTGCCTTGGCTGTTGCTGATGGCAACGCTGGTGTTTGCACTTGGCCCCCGGCTGAGGCGCAAGGCTGATCAGCAGCACCCCGCCAACCTGCTCGGATTGCTACTGCAAGGCGTCACCTCCGTCTATGGCGGATTTTTCGGGGCGGGCATGGGCATTATGATGCTGGCCTCCCTGCAATTTGCCAGTGGCGGAGATTACCACCACCTGAACGCGCTGAAGAACCTGCTGGCCATCGTCATCGCCGCCATTGCCATCCTGGTGTTTGCAACGGCTGGCGCAGTGTCGTGGCTGCATGCGGGCATCATGCTGCCTGCGGCGGCATTGGGGGGCTATGCTGGCGTGCACATGGCCAAACGTGCGCCGCAGACATTGCTGCGCTGGCTGGTGATCGCCGCTGGCCTATCGCTGGCGATCTATTACTTTTTTAAAGGCTGATTGGCCTGGGGTTGATTTGCTGAGGGCTGAGAAAGCAAATCGGGGCGCCGCTCGCGGGTCAGATTTATAGATTGCTCCTGGCGCCAGGCCTCGATGGCACCGTGATTGCCCGAGGTCAGCACCGATGGGATCTCGCGGCCCTCAAAGACTTGCGGGCGGGTATAATGCGGATGTTCCAGCAATCCGCCCTCGAAGCTTTCATGCAGGCCGGATAGGTCATTGCCCATCACGCCTGGGATGATGCGCACCACGGCATCCAGAAGCGTCAGGGCCGCTGGCTCTCCGCCTGAGAGAATATAATCGCCGATGGAGACTTCCTCCAGATTGCGGGCCTCGATGACCCGCTGGTCGACACCCTCAAACCGTCCGCAGACGATCACCACGCCGCTACCGCCAGCGATTTCGCGGACCCGTTTCTGGGTGAGCGGCCTGCCCCGTGGGCTCATCAGCAGGCGGGGGCGGTCATCGTTTCCCAGACTGTCTATGGCTTTGGCCAACACATCCGGCTTCAGCACCATGCCTGCACCGCCGCCTGCAGGCGTATCATCGACGCTACGGTGCTTGTCACTGGCAAAGTCCCGGATCTGCACCGCATCCATGGCCCATTGGCCGCGCTCCAGCGCCCGGCCTGCCAGCGACACGCCAAGATGCCCCGGAAACATCTCCGGGTAGAGCGTCAGCACCGTTGCCTGAAAGGTCATATCAGCGGCCGCCGCTCTTCGGCTTGCCATCGGCGCTGAACGGTTCTTCGCTCCCGTCGTCCTTCAGGCCTGCTGCTTCCGGGTCGATCAACAGCTTGCCTTCCTCCAGATCGATTTGCAGCACGGCAGCCTCGGAAAATGGCACAAGAACGGGGCGCTTGCCCGGTCCTTTTACTTCCAGCAGATCGCCTGCGCCGAAATCGAATACCGCCGTCACGGTGCCGTAGCTATTGCCTTCGGCATCCACCACCGCCAGACCCTCCAGGTCGGCATAGTAGAATTCGTCATCATCAAGTTCTTCATCGGGCAGCGCACTGCGCTCGATAAACAGTTCCAGCCCGTTCAAGGCCTCGGCGGCATTGCGGTCATTGACGCCGCGAAAGCGCACCACGACAACGGTTTTCGCCTCACGAATATCCAGCACCTCAAAGACCCGGCCATCTCCGGCATGCAGTTTGCCGTAATCGCCAAGCGCCATCGGATCGGCGGTGAAGGACTTCACTCGCACTTCGCCACGGAGGCCCTGGGCGGCACCGATAACGGCCATCAGCACGGGATTTTCAAGCTTGGTCATGGCGGATGAAGGTCCTTGGCGACAGTCGGGGGCTGTTTGAAAATGGGTAGACGCGGAGGAAGAATAAACGACAAACGGGCGACATGAAACCATGCCGCCCGTCGGTCAAATCATTTCAAACCGATTATTCAGCGGCTTCGGCAGTGGCAGCAGCCAGGGCATCAGCCTTCTGCTTCTTTTCAGCCAGACGCTCGACAGCGCGCTTGCCGGGCTTTGCCTTTTCAGGGTTGCTGCGGGCTGCGCGTTCAGCCAGGCCAGCTTCTGCGAGGAACTTCAGAACGCGGTCGGTCGGCTGTGCGCCCTTGGCAATCCATTCCTTGATACGGTCGGCGTTCAGTTCAACGCGCTTTTCATTGTCCTTGCCGAGCATCGGGTTCCAGGAACCAACCTTTTCCAGGAAACGGCCATCGCGTGGGCTGCGGGCGTCGGCGATGACGATCTGGTAGTAAGGACGCTTCTTGGAACCGCCACGGGCGAGACGAATCTTGAGGGACATGGGTATACTCCTTGGTTTTTAACCGGCGCGGTCTGTTGCGTCCGGTCTGTTGTTGAGGCCGCCGTCAGGCGGTCTGTTCCGTTTGACTGCTATGTTCAGCCGCAATGGCTTCATGATGCCGAATGACTTCCTTGATGATGAAATTCAGGAAAGTCTCGGCAAAATCCGGGTCGAGCTGGGCGTCCTTGGCAAGCTGCCGCAAACGTTCGATCTGGTATTCCTCCCGCGCCGGATCGGCGGCTGGAAGGTCGTATTTGGCTTTCAGCACGCCGACTGCCTGTGTGCAGCGGAAGCGTTCGGCCAGCATATGCACCAGTGCCGCGTCGATATTGTCAATCGACTGGCGGTAACCGGCAAGTTCCTGTCTGATGGCGGTATCAAACACGGGAAGGGACATCGGCAGCTATCCTCACTTCTTCTTTGGGAGACCGGGAAGGCCTGGGAAGCCTCCACCAAGACCGGGCAATTTTCCACCACCCAGGCCGGGAAGCCCGCCACCCATTCCACCTGCCAAGCCACCAAGGCCCGGCGGCGGCTTGATACCGGCGGCTTCAGCCTGGCGCGCCAGCGCTTCCAGCTGCTTGGGGTCCATGGAGCTAAGATCCGGCATGCCACCCATCCCGCCCATTCCACCCATGCCCATCTTGCCGACCAGACCGCCCATCAGCTGCTTCATCATGCCGCCGCCCTTCTTGCCGCCCATCATTTTCATCATGTCGGCCATCTGGCGATGCATTTTCAAAAGCTTGTTGATCTCGGACGCATCGGTGCCGGAGCCCTTGGCAATGCGCTTCTTGCGGGAATGCTTGAGAATGTCGGGATTGGTGCGCTCGGCCTTGGTCATCGACGAGATGATGGCGATCTGGCGACCGAACATCTTGTCGTCCATGCCTGAGGCGGCCATCTTGTCCTTCATTCCGGCCATGCCGGGCATCAGGCCCATAATGCCGCCCATGCCGCCCATTTTCTGCATTTGGCGCAGCTGGTCGGCGAGGTCGTCGAGGTCGAACTTGCCCTTGGCCATCTTGGCGGCCATGGCGGCGGCCTTTTCGGCGTCAATATTTTCAGCGGCCTTTTCGACCAGCGAAACGATATCGCCCATGCCGAGAATACGGTCGGCGATCCGGCGCGGATGAAATTCATCCAGCTCGGTCATCTTTTCGCCGACGCCGATCAGCTTGATCGGCTTGCCGGTGACGGCGCGCATGGACAGGGCAGCGCCCCCACGGCCATCGCCGTCCATACGGGTCAGGACCAGGCCGGTAATGCCGACGCGCTCATCGAAATTGCGGGCGAGATTAACGGCGTCCTGACCGGTCAGCGCATCGGCAACCAGCAGAATTTCGTGCGGCTTGGCATTCTTCTTGATGTCGGCCATTTCGACCATCAAGGGCTCGTCGATATGGGTACGGCCTGCGGTGTCGAGAATGACCACGTCATGGCCGCCGAGCTTGGCCGCCTGCACGGCGCGACTAGCAATATCGGTTGGCGACTGGCCGGCAATGATTGGCAGCGTATCGACGCCGGTCTGCACGCCCAATTGCCGCAATTGTTCCTGGGCGGCTGGACGGCGGGTGTCCAGCGAGGCCATCAGGACCTTTTTGCGATCGCGGTCGGTCAACCGCTTGGCGATCTTGCCGGTCGTCGTGGTCTTGCCCGAGCCCTGGAGACCGACCATCATGATGACAACCGGGGCCGGTGCGTGCAGGTCGATGGAGACGCCCTCAGCGCCCAGCATGTCCACCAGCTCGTCATGGACGATCTTGACGACCATCTGGCCGGGCTTGATGGCTTTCAAAACGGCGGCGCCAACCGCCTTTTCCCGCACCTTGTCGGTGAAGCTGCGCACCACTTCCAAGGCGACGTCGGCTTCCAGCAGGGCGCGGCGAACCTCCCGCAGGGCGGCGGAAACATCGGCTTCCGACAACGCGCCACGGCCGGTCAGTCCATTCAAGATGGAGCCAAGGCGGTCCTGCAGGTTCTCAAACATCGCATCATCCTCATGGGTTGGGTTGCCCCAAACCTCGGGTTTTCCTGTGCCGAAAACAAGACGCAAAGCCAAAAATCACCCGAGGGCGCATCGCGCTGTCGGGTGTTGACCTCCGGGAACTCTTTATACCTTTACGGGTCCCGGTCGGCGGCTCGGAGTCATGTCTCGTCGCAGATTTGGGAGCGGTAAACAGCAAAATGCCGCAGGAGTCAAGAATGCTTTGCCTTGAGCCGTGCGGATGAGGGCTTCGCGAGGGTATGCCTCACGGTTTTGCATAACCCTTGCTGTATTCTTCTTCATAGAAGGCCAGCCTGTCGTGCCACTGCATGATCGACTGGCCATCGCCACCGGCATTTGCCTGGGTTGCGAGCTTTTGAACCCATTGTCCGGCTTCCTGCGAGAATTCGTAGACGGTAAGGCCGTATTCCCTGAGAACCTTCTGCGGGTCGATGCCGAATTTGACAGCCGCTTGCAGGTGGCCTTGAACTCTCGCATAGTCTTCAAAGGTCGCCAGCTTGCCTTTCTGTGCCACCTGCATCGGGGCCTTGGCAAATCGACCGCTGTTGGGATTGGCAAATGCCTCGCCATAGAGGCGGGAGAATTCGCGTTGCGGGTCGGGCGATTCTTTCCATGCCTTGGCAAAGCCAGCATCGACCTCCTGAAATTGCGTTTCGGTCACGCCCAGTATGTTCTCAACCTCGCTTTTGTCCATATTGTTGGCGATACGGGCATTGGCGGCTGCCCATTCTTCAAAGGTCACGCTGTGAATGGGGGCGGGGATATCTTGCGCCGATGTCGGCGGGGCAAAAACAAAAGCCCAGGACGTAATCAGTACCGCTATTTTTATCAAATACATCCATATGTCCTATTTGCCAAAAAACGGTTGTAATCCATATCTAGGTGATCGTGGCTTTCTGGGAAGTCATCGATTTTAACAATTGAAGATGTCATGACAAAAAATCCCTATTATCGCGGTCCCGTTTCCGACCATTTTGATGGAACCCGTTTTTTCAATCCTGGCGGTATCGCGCCCTTCGGCTTTAACTCCGTGATGCGCTGGAAGCTCAATGGGCAGCGTGCTCGCTGGCCCAAGCAGGTCGAGTTGCCGGAAGGGCAGGCTCGGCCTCTGCCGCGTGTCGAGGGCAAAGATCTGCGGGTGACGATGATCGGCCATGCCTCGATGCTGATCCAGGTTGGCGGGCTTAATATTCTGACCG
This region of Agrobacterium vitis genomic DNA includes:
- the rplS gene encoding 50S ribosomal protein L19 — encoded protein: MNIIQQLEAEQAAKIEAKRTLPEFSPGDTLRVNVRVTEGNRTRVQAYEGVCIARSGGSINESFTVRKISYGEGVERVFPVYSPLVESVEVVRRGKVRRAKLYYLRDRRGKSARIVENTGTRARKLNDSERAALAEEKARLEAEKVAAAQALAAEKAAAEAAEKAAAAEAEAAKAAEGSAE
- the trmD gene encoding tRNA (guanosine(37)-N1)-methyltransferase TrmD, translated to MTFQATVLTLYPEMFPGHLGVSLAGRALERGQWAMDAVQIRDFASDKHRSVDDTPAGGGAGMVLKPDVLAKAIDSLGNDDRPRLLMSPRGRPLTQKRVREIAGGSGVVIVCGRFEGVDQRVIEARNLEEVSIGDYILSGGEPAALTLLDAVVRIIPGVMGNDLSGLHESFEGGLLEHPHYTRPQVFEGREIPSVLTSGNHGAIEAWRQEQSINLTRERRPDLLSQPSANQPQANQPLKK
- a CDS encoding chorismate mutase encodes the protein MSLPVFDTAIRQELAGYRQSIDNIDAALVHMLAERFRCTQAVGVLKAKYDLPAADPAREEYQIERLRQLAKDAQLDPDFAETFLNFIIKEVIRHHEAIAAEHSSQTEQTA
- the rpsP gene encoding 30S ribosomal protein S16, with the translated sequence MSLKIRLARGGSKKRPYYQIVIADARSPRDGRFLEKVGSWNPMLGKDNEKRVELNADRIKEWIAKGAQPTDRVLKFLAEAGLAERAARSNPEKAKPGKRAVERLAEKKQKADALAAATAEAAE
- the ffh gene encoding signal recognition particle protein; translated protein: MFENLQDRLGSILNGLTGRGALSEADVSAALREVRRALLEADVALEVVRSFTDKVREKAVGAAVLKAIKPGQMVVKIVHDELVDMLGAEGVSIDLHAPAPVVIMMVGLQGSGKTTTTGKIAKRLTDRDRKKVLMASLDTRRPAAQEQLRQLGVQTGVDTLPIIAGQSPTDIASRAVQAAKLGGHDVVILDTAGRTHIDEPLMVEMADIKKNAKPHEILLVADALTGQDAVNLARNFDERVGITGLVLTRMDGDGRGGAALSMRAVTGKPIKLIGVGEKMTELDEFHPRRIADRILGMGDIVSLVEKAAENIDAEKAAAMAAKMAKGKFDLDDLADQLRQMQKMGGMGGIMGLMPGMAGMKDKMAASGMDDKMFGRQIAIISSMTKAERTNPDILKHSRKKRIAKGSGTDASEINKLLKMHRQMADMMKMMGGKKGGGMMKQLMGGLVGKMGMGGMGGMGGMPDLSSMDPKQLEALARQAEAAGIKPPPGLGGLAGGMGGGLPGLGGGKLPGLGGGFPGLPGLPKKK
- a CDS encoding sulfite exporter TauE/SafE family protein → MSIEIISLMFVAGFFSAVVNAIAGGGTFLTFGVLTLAGLPSVTANATSSIIQFPGYITSTLAYRREIAAHWKSAALLSFISAVGSLVGALILISLSNPTFSRLVPWLLLMATLVFALGPRLRRKADQQHPANLLGLLLQGVTSVYGGFFGAGMGIMMLASLQFASGGDYHHLNALKNLLAIVIAAIAILVFATAGAVSWLHAGIMLPAAALGGYAGVHMAKRAPQTLLRWLVIAAGLSLAIYYFFKG
- the rimM gene encoding ribosome maturation factor RimM (Essential for efficient processing of 16S rRNA), which produces MTKLENPVLMAVIGAAQGLRGEVRVKSFTADPMALGDYGKLHAGDGRVFEVLDIREAKTVVVVRFRGVNDRNAAEALNGLELFIERSALPDEELDDDEFYYADLEGLAVVDAEGNSYGTVTAVFDFGAGDLLEVKGPGKRPVLVPFSEAAVLQIDLEEGKLLIDPEAAGLKDDGSEEPFSADGKPKSGGR